One window of Melioribacteraceae bacterium 4301-Me genomic DNA carries:
- a CDS encoding sugar ABC transporter substrate-binding protein, with protein sequence MKSILIYQNSYHARITTFPFGKVKVRASSFLICIFLLWSCSQTENKIVTLNFWAMGVEGEVVSKLIPDFEKEFPNIKIKVQQIPWTAAHEKLITAFASETLPDVFQLGNTWIPEFKALNAIAPLNNFINHSSVVSANKYFEGIWDTNVIDSIIYGIPWYVDTRVLFYRKDILESVGYKDPPKTWNELFEMSVKIRDKFKGQTKYAMLIPTNEWVPFIIFGIQNGSSLLKDNDEYADFSGKKFKDAFDFLIKFYRERLAPTDMQQVLNIYQAFAEGFFTFYITGPWNVTEMKKRLPISLQDSWMTAPLPSPDSNYPGYSLAGGSSLVLNKNSKNKIYAWKWIEYLSKNETQLQFYKLVSSLPAVKKVWEDSTFANDPYMRAFYIQLHKTKATPKIPEWEQIVFSKIQQYAEAVATNKMNSRQALNLLDEDANKILEKRRWILSKER encoded by the coding sequence GTGAAATCAATACTTATATATCAGAATAGTTATCACGCAAGAATCACCACTTTTCCCTTTGGAAAGGTGAAGGTGAGAGCTTCTAGTTTTCTGATTTGCATTTTCTTATTATGGAGCTGCTCACAAACCGAAAATAAAATTGTTACCTTAAACTTTTGGGCAATGGGAGTAGAAGGTGAGGTGGTTTCAAAACTTATCCCGGATTTCGAAAAAGAATTTCCTAATATCAAAATAAAAGTTCAGCAGATACCATGGACTGCAGCACATGAAAAATTAATTACTGCTTTTGCAAGTGAAACATTGCCAGACGTTTTTCAACTTGGGAACACATGGATACCCGAATTTAAAGCACTAAATGCTATTGCTCCTTTAAATAATTTTATAAATCACTCTTCTGTTGTTTCGGCAAATAAATATTTTGAAGGGATATGGGACACGAACGTTATTGATTCAATAATTTACGGAATCCCATGGTATGTTGATACAAGAGTACTTTTTTATCGTAAAGATATCCTAGAAAGTGTTGGGTACAAAGACCCACCTAAAACATGGAATGAATTGTTTGAAATGTCAGTCAAAATTAGAGACAAGTTTAAAGGACAAACGAAATATGCAATGTTGATTCCAACTAATGAGTGGGTCCCATTTATAATTTTTGGAATTCAAAATGGTTCAAGTTTGCTTAAAGATAATGATGAATATGCTGACTTTTCCGGCAAAAAATTCAAAGATGCTTTTGATTTCCTTATAAAATTTTACAGAGAAAGGTTAGCTCCTACAGATATGCAGCAAGTTCTTAATATCTACCAAGCATTTGCGGAGGGCTTTTTTACTTTTTATATAACAGGTCCTTGGAATGTAACCGAAATGAAAAAGCGTTTGCCCATAAGTTTACAAGATTCATGGATGACCGCACCCTTACCATCCCCAGATAGCAATTATCCCGGTTATTCCTTAGCTGGCGGTTCAAGTCTAGTACTGAATAAAAATTCTAAAAATAAAATTTACGCTTGGAAATGGATAGAATATTTATCTAAAAACGAAACTCAATTGCAGTTTTACAAATTAGTTTCTTCTCTGCCTGCAGTAAAAAAAGTGTGGGAAGATAGTACATTTGCGAATGACCCTTACATGAGAGCATTTTATATTCAATTACATAAAACTAAGGCTACACCTAAAATTCCCGAGTGGGAACAAATTGTTTTTTCTAAAATTCAGCAGTATGCTGAGGCAGTTGCTACTAATAAAATGAATAGCCGGCAAGCTCTAAATTTACTTGATGAAGATGCAAATAAAATTCTCGAAAAAAGAAGATGGATATTAAGTAAAGAACGTTAG
- a CDS encoding carbohydrate ABC transporter permease has translation MRSSVNIKILILFLGPSLIVLTVFFFLPVIAAFFLSLTDFDIYSLGNISYLRFVGFENYVQLLNDPLFWTALKNTFYFVLVGGPLSVVVSLGTAVLLNSKFVPFKKLFRLIYFLPVVTTLVAVSIVWKYIYHPRFGLLNYFLSLFNIGPLDWLGNPSLAMPSIILMAIWKNFGYNMIIFIAGLQNIPLELYESASIEGANAWQKFKYITIPMLAPTTLFVSVITMIGYFQLFAEPYVMTQGGPLNSTLSIVLYMYQEGFRWWNIGYSTSIAFMLFVIILIGTIIQFKLQKEKYV, from the coding sequence ATGAGGTCATCGGTAAACATAAAAATATTAATCTTATTTCTAGGTCCTTCATTAATTGTTCTAACAGTGTTTTTCTTTTTACCAGTTATTGCTGCTTTCTTTCTTAGTCTTACAGATTTTGATATTTATTCTCTGGGGAATATTTCTTATCTGCGTTTTGTTGGTTTTGAAAACTACGTTCAACTTCTTAATGATCCGCTTTTTTGGACAGCCTTAAAAAATACTTTTTATTTTGTTCTGGTTGGAGGACCTTTATCAGTTGTTGTTTCTTTAGGGACCGCTGTTCTGCTGAACTCTAAGTTTGTTCCTTTTAAAAAATTATTTAGATTAATTTACTTTCTTCCGGTTGTTACAACCTTAGTAGCAGTTTCTATAGTATGGAAATATATCTATCATCCAAGATTTGGTCTATTAAATTATTTTTTAAGTTTATTTAACATTGGTCCGCTTGATTGGCTGGGCAATCCTTCACTTGCAATGCCTTCTATTATCTTAATGGCAATCTGGAAGAATTTTGGTTACAACATGATAATTTTTATCGCCGGCCTACAAAATATTCCTTTGGAATTATATGAATCTGCAAGCATCGAAGGTGCTAATGCATGGCAAAAGTTTAAATATATAACCATACCAATGTTAGCCCCTACCACTTTGTTCGTTAGTGTTATAACTATGATTGGTTATTTTCAATTGTTTGCTGAACCGTATGTAATGACTCAGGGCGGTCCTTTGAATAGTACGCTGAGTATAGTTTTGTACATGTATCAGGAAGGATTTCGTTGGTGGAATATTGGATATTCAACCTCAATAGCTTTTATGCTTTTTGTAATAATTTTAATTGGAACAATAATTCAATTCAAACTCCAAAAAGAAAAATATGTATAG
- a CDS encoding carbohydrate ABC transporter permease gives MYRTKKYLIVCLAIIIGVFTFLPFLWMISASFMQTGEANIYPPKLLPSKIDFSHYKTLFTNLDLSRYLINSLIISLGVTFFSLIVNSMAGYAFAKFKFSRKKSLFNFLLSSMIIPAQVTMLPVFLMLKKMGLINTYFAIIIPGMASIFGIFLIRQYALSIPDSLIEAARIDGASEFLIYRKIILPLCKPILVTLGLFTFMGTWNDFLWPLIVMTDSSMYTMPVALANLMGEHVQDTELMMAGSVLTIIPVLIVFLALQKYYMHGILMGSVKE, from the coding sequence ATGTATAGAACCAAAAAATATTTAATTGTTTGTCTTGCTATTATAATTGGTGTATTTACATTTTTACCATTTCTTTGGATGATTTCTGCATCGTTCATGCAAACTGGCGAAGCTAATATATATCCTCCTAAACTATTGCCTTCTAAAATAGATTTTTCACACTACAAAACCTTATTTACTAATCTTGATTTAAGTCGATATTTAATAAATAGTCTTATAATTTCGTTGGGAGTGACATTTTTTTCATTAATTGTTAACTCAATGGCTGGATATGCCTTTGCAAAATTTAAGTTTTCCAGAAAGAAATCATTGTTTAATTTTTTGTTGAGCTCAATGATTATACCTGCTCAGGTAACCATGTTGCCTGTGTTCTTAATGTTAAAAAAAATGGGATTAATTAACACATATTTTGCAATAATAATACCTGGTATGGCAAGTATTTTTGGCATATTTTTAATTAGACAGTATGCATTATCGATTCCTGATAGCCTTATAGAAGCCGCGAGAATAGATGGAGCCTCGGAATTCCTTATATATAGAAAAATTATCTTGCCGTTGTGTAAACCTATTTTAGTTACACTTGGTTTGTTTACGTTTATGGGTACATGGAACGATTTTCTCTGGCCGTTAATTGTAATGACAGATTCATCTATGTATACCATGCCGGTTGCATTGGCAAACTTAATGGGAGAACATGTACAAGATACAGAACTGATGATGGCTGGTTCTGTTCTAACAATTATTCCGGTTTTAATTGTTTTTCTTGCACTTCAAAAATACTACATGCATGGAATTTTAATGGGGAGTGTGAAGGAATGA
- a CDS encoding peptidylprolyl isomerase translates to MKYFLKYLCLLIFFLYPFNKFLAQNEEDVVARVGNINITVEEFKNRFQLTPFFTDKNNEDIDTTKKEFLYSLIAEKLWSQKAMQDGLDSSIVYKLSISSLKELLLKDELYRKVILDSVLISGNEIKKGVTKFMKELVIDMYASKDSTVINSAYEQLTKNNKVDSALFNNSRLIKLIGKGVTFGDFENEELENLVFALSPGQFTRPFHTRDGWIIVKLISVHTNPSVINKTQDAVSNIVYQKIFERKAGKRSEIYLDEKLGGLRVEVDKKLFYKLVNEIKKTLTESYKGQDSADISSYELTDEMLMKIFQDIEHKETDYFVKIPSNGKTLQQFIFYLLHQKFRVDEITNGKIETELHKNVRSFIEQSILVKEAEKRGLESSTAIQKDIKLWNENYLAQIELKKIFDTLNVNENELYAYYKQKYHSIEGIEQVNILEILNSDLDVIDTVLTLLNAGHDFRELAKKYTQRKSLKAVGGEWGFFPVTEGGEIGKVAAKLKLNEIYGPIKTPEGYSIVKLIGRKIAENKDSLKYSDVKNILRTQLRIKKFDYEVEKATSSLALKYGIQVDNSLLEKINVVPVKMFTVRFLGFGGKMTALPLTIPLYNWYKDYLSKKALVP, encoded by the coding sequence ATGAAGTACTTTTTAAAATATTTATGCTTATTAATATTCTTTTTATACCCATTTAATAAATTCCTTGCACAAAATGAAGAAGATGTGGTTGCACGTGTAGGAAATATTAATATTACTGTAGAAGAATTTAAAAATAGATTCCAACTGACACCCTTTTTTACAGATAAAAATAACGAGGATATTGACACAACAAAAAAAGAATTTCTTTACTCACTGATTGCTGAAAAGCTTTGGTCACAAAAAGCAATGCAGGATGGTCTTGATTCTTCTATTGTTTATAAATTGTCTATCAGCTCATTAAAAGAATTATTACTGAAAGATGAATTGTATCGTAAGGTAATATTAGATAGTGTACTTATTAGCGGGAACGAAATTAAAAAAGGTGTTACTAAGTTTATGAAAGAGTTAGTGATAGATATGTATGCCTCTAAAGATTCGACTGTAATTAATTCTGCTTATGAGCAGCTTACAAAAAATAACAAAGTGGATTCGGCTTTATTTAATAACTCCCGATTAATAAAATTGATTGGTAAAGGAGTAACTTTTGGTGACTTTGAGAATGAAGAGTTGGAAAATTTAGTCTTTGCCTTAAGTCCTGGCCAATTTACAAGACCATTTCATACTCGTGATGGCTGGATTATTGTAAAATTAATTAGTGTGCACACTAATCCCAGTGTTATAAATAAAACACAAGATGCTGTCAGTAATATAGTATATCAAAAAATATTTGAGAGAAAAGCCGGCAAACGAAGCGAAATATATTTAGATGAAAAACTTGGCGGCTTGAGGGTAGAAGTTGATAAAAAATTGTTTTATAAACTTGTAAATGAAATTAAGAAAACATTAACGGAAAGTTACAAAGGGCAAGATAGTGCTGATATAAGCAGTTACGAATTAACAGATGAAATGTTAATGAAGATTTTTCAAGACATTGAACATAAGGAAACGGATTATTTTGTTAAAATTCCATCAAATGGAAAAACGCTTCAACAATTTATCTTTTATTTACTCCATCAGAAATTTAGAGTAGACGAAATAACTAATGGTAAGATTGAAACTGAATTACATAAGAATGTAAGGAGCTTCATTGAACAGTCAATCCTTGTAAAAGAGGCAGAAAAACGTGGTTTAGAATCATCAACCGCTATACAAAAAGATATCAAACTTTGGAATGAAAATTACCTCGCTCAAATCGAGCTTAAAAAAATATTTGATACGCTTAATGTAAACGAAAATGAACTTTATGCTTATTATAAACAAAAGTACCATAGTATTGAAGGAATAGAGCAAGTTAATATTCTGGAAATTCTTAATTCTGACCTTGATGTTATAGATACAGTACTAACTCTTCTAAATGCTGGTCATGATTTTAGAGAGCTTGCGAAAAAATATACTCAAAGAAAAAGTCTAAAAGCTGTTGGCGGAGAATGGGGCTTTTTTCCCGTAACTGAGGGCGGGGAAATTGGAAAGGTGGCTGCAAAATTAAAGTTAAATGAAATTTATGGACCAATTAAAACTCCTGAAGGATACTCAATAGTAAAGCTGATCGGTAGAAAAATTGCAGAAAATAAGGACAGTCTAAAGTATAGTGATGTGAAAAATATACTAAGGACACAATTAAGGATAAAAAAATTTGATTATGAGGTTGAAAAAGCTACATCGTCACTTGCCTTGAAATATGGTATACAAGTAGATAATTCTCTATTAGAAAAAATAAATGTTGTTCCTGTGAAGATGTTTACTGTAAGGTTTTTAGGATTTGGCGGAAAGATGACTGCGCTTCCATTAACAATTCCATTGTACAATTGGTATAAAGACTATTTATCTAAAAAGGCACTAGTACCATGA
- a CDS encoding efflux RND transporter periplasmic adaptor subunit, protein MKKKYLIPIVSVIIVLIAGYLFLGGNSDKKVQFTFAEVTRGNLSTTITSTGTLEALSTVDVGTQVSGRIAKLFVDFNDEVKKGQLLALIDTTTLAANVRDAEANLEKAKAMYKESLAKHERNKKLYEKNFISELDFIQSQTDVESALASLKSAESALDRAKLNLGYAFITAPISGKIINRNVEAGQTVAASLSAPTLFTIAEDLSSMRILADVDESDIGQISVGQKVEFTVQAYPDKKFSGEVTQIRLSPKTVQNVVNYTVVISAPNQQKLLLPGMTATVDFYTAERDNVLLIPNAALRFQPTEEMLAEFRKEMEKQRANLPDSVKQRFQQFGGGQFSLGQSMDSAQRRNRNFGRVWYLDENGKLKMTFVVTGLTDGKNTEIVRSRNLKEGMKVITGMEGNDTNSISRNTNRSNPLGGGRFFIR, encoded by the coding sequence ATGAAAAAGAAATATCTTATACCCATAGTATCTGTAATAATTGTTTTAATTGCTGGTTATCTGTTTTTGGGTGGTAATAGTGATAAGAAAGTTCAGTTTACTTTTGCCGAAGTAACAAGGGGGAACTTAAGCACAACAATTACAAGTACAGGTACACTCGAAGCACTATCAACTGTTGATGTGGGCACACAAGTTTCTGGAAGAATTGCCAAGTTGTTTGTGGATTTCAACGATGAAGTGAAAAAAGGACAATTATTGGCATTAATAGATACGACGACACTTGCTGCTAATGTAAGAGACGCGGAAGCTAACCTTGAAAAAGCAAAGGCAATGTATAAAGAATCACTTGCAAAACATGAACGAAATAAAAAGCTGTATGAAAAGAATTTCATTTCGGAGCTGGATTTTATTCAATCCCAAACCGATGTGGAATCGGCACTTGCCTCGTTAAAATCAGCTGAATCAGCACTCGATAGAGCAAAATTAAATTTAGGATATGCGTTTATTACTGCACCAATATCAGGAAAAATTATCAACAGAAATGTAGAAGCTGGACAAACAGTAGCAGCAAGTTTATCTGCACCTACACTTTTTACCATTGCAGAAGACCTTTCTTCAATGCGCATACTTGCTGATGTTGACGAAAGCGACATTGGTCAAATATCAGTCGGACAAAAAGTTGAATTTACTGTTCAAGCTTATCCAGATAAAAAATTCTCCGGGGAAGTTACTCAAATTAGATTAAGTCCTAAAACAGTACAAAACGTGGTTAATTATACTGTTGTTATTAGTGCACCTAATCAACAAAAATTGCTTTTACCTGGTATGACTGCAACAGTAGATTTTTACACTGCTGAAAGAGATAATGTTTTACTGATTCCTAATGCTGCATTAAGATTTCAACCGACAGAGGAGATGTTAGCAGAATTCAGAAAAGAAATGGAAAAGCAAAGAGCTAATCTTCCTGATAGTGTTAAACAAAGATTTCAACAATTTGGTGGTGGACAATTCAGTCTTGGACAATCAATGGATTCAGCACAGAGAAGAAACAGAAATTTTGGAAGAGTGTGGTACTTAGATGAAAACGGTAAATTAAAAATGACCTTCGTTGTGACTGGTTTAACTGATGGTAAAAATACCGAAATCGTTAGAAGCAGAAATTTAAAAGAAGGAATGAAAGTTATAACAGGAATGGAAGGTAACGATACAAATAGTATAAGCAGGAATACTAACCGTTCGAACCCATTAGGCGGCGGTCGATTTTTTATTAGATAA
- a CDS encoding ABC transporter ATP-binding protein, translated as MKKNIIKISNLSKVYKVGEVEVHALRSVNLNVDEGEFVAIMGASGSGKSTLMNLLGCLDQPTSGEYYLDGVNTSKLTKNQYADIRNQKIGFVFQGFNLLPRTTALENVELPLMYDRINKIKNPAERAMEALERVGLKDRMHHMPNQLSGGQQQRVAIARALVNSPSIILADEPTGNLDSKTSVEVFSVFQKLNDEGITIILVTHERDFANFAKRIVELRDGKIIRDFVVNKRLNAQEELEKLKEEIVEEVEG; from the coding sequence TTGAAAAAGAACATCATAAAAATTTCTAACCTAAGCAAAGTATACAAGGTTGGAGAAGTCGAAGTTCATGCTTTGCGTTCTGTAAACCTTAATGTTGATGAGGGTGAATTTGTTGCTATAATGGGTGCTTCAGGTTCTGGCAAATCTACTTTAATGAATCTTTTAGGCTGCTTGGACCAGCCAACCTCCGGTGAATATTACCTGGATGGTGTTAATACAAGCAAGCTAACAAAAAACCAATACGCAGACATTCGAAATCAAAAAATTGGATTTGTTTTTCAAGGATTTAATTTACTTCCCCGCACAACTGCATTAGAAAATGTTGAGCTGCCTTTAATGTATGATAGAATAAACAAAATTAAAAATCCTGCAGAAAGAGCTATGGAAGCACTTGAAAGAGTAGGACTGAAAGATCGAATGCATCATATGCCTAACCAATTGTCAGGAGGTCAACAGCAGCGCGTTGCTATTGCACGTGCTCTTGTTAATTCACCATCAATTATTTTAGCCGATGAACCTACAGGTAATTTGGATAGCAAAACTTCGGTAGAGGTCTTTTCCGTCTTCCAAAAATTAAATGATGAAGGCATTACTATTATACTTGTAACTCACGAAAGAGATTTTGCAAACTTTGCAAAAAGAATAGTTGAACTTAGAGATGGTAAAATTATAAGAGATTTTGTTGTGAACAAAAGATTAAATGCACAAGAAGAATTAGAAAAATTGAAAGAAGAAATTGTAGAAGAAGTCGAAGGGTAA
- a CDS encoding ABC transporter permease: MQVKNMLKIAIRSIFKSRMRSLLTALGIIIGVAAVVIMVAIGDGAQKQVEDQIASLGSNMIIIFPGSINQGGVRGGFGSINRFTLDDVQRIKENATLIKAVTPIVRANSQVIGGVGNWFTQVLGVSPEYPEIRSWPLASGDFFTERDVISRAKVCVLGKEVVRQLFPNEDPIGQQIRIRNVPFKVIGVLTEKGQSAMGTNSDDIILAPATTVLDRLLGGRYISFIQASAVSTQQIQQAQEQLRQIMREAHKLTQGEEDDFTVRNQADISEAATQTSKILTILLASVAGVSLIVGGIGIMNIMLVSVTERTREIGIRLSVGARASDILMQFLTEATVLSLTGGFIGILVSLGVTYILNNYTEQVAIIRPEVVIIAFGFAGAIGIFFGFYPARKAANLNPIDALRYE; encoded by the coding sequence ATGCAAGTAAAAAATATGCTTAAAATAGCTATTAGAAGTATCTTTAAGTCAAGAATGAGAAGCTTGCTTACAGCACTGGGTATAATTATAGGGGTTGCTGCTGTAGTAATAATGGTTGCAATTGGCGATGGTGCCCAAAAGCAAGTTGAAGATCAAATTGCCTCTCTTGGTTCTAATATGATTATAATTTTTCCTGGAAGTATAAATCAAGGTGGAGTAAGAGGCGGTTTTGGAAGCATTAATAGGTTTACACTTGACGATGTTCAAAGGATAAAAGAGAATGCCACTCTTATTAAGGCTGTTACGCCAATAGTTAGAGCAAATTCACAAGTGATTGGAGGGGTTGGAAATTGGTTTACACAAGTGCTTGGCGTTTCACCTGAATACCCTGAAATAAGGTCGTGGCCGCTTGCTTCAGGAGATTTTTTTACTGAGAGAGATGTTATTTCTAGAGCAAAAGTTTGTGTGTTAGGCAAAGAAGTTGTGCGGCAGCTATTCCCCAATGAAGACCCAATTGGACAGCAAATTAGAATAAGAAATGTTCCTTTTAAGGTGATAGGTGTTTTAACTGAAAAGGGTCAGAGTGCTATGGGAACTAATAGTGATGATATAATACTTGCACCGGCAACAACTGTTTTAGATAGATTGCTGGGGGGGAGGTACATTAGTTTTATTCAAGCGAGTGCGGTTTCCACACAGCAAATTCAACAGGCTCAAGAACAATTACGTCAAATTATGAGAGAAGCGCATAAACTTACTCAAGGTGAAGAAGATGATTTTACAGTTAGAAATCAAGCTGATATAAGTGAGGCTGCAACTCAAACATCAAAAATTCTTACTATACTTTTGGCTTCTGTTGCAGGCGTTTCTTTAATTGTGGGTGGAATTGGTATAATGAACATTATGTTGGTTTCTGTTACAGAACGTACACGTGAAATTGGAATTAGGTTATCCGTGGGGGCACGAGCTTCCGATATCTTAATGCAGTTTTTAACCGAAGCAACTGTGCTTAGCTTAACAGGTGGTTTTATAGGAATATTAGTTTCTTTGGGAGTAACATACATATTAAATAATTACACTGAGCAAGTAGCTATTATCAGACCAGAAGTAGTAATAATAGCATTTGGTTTTGCGGGGGCAATTGGTATCTTTTTTGGATTTTACCCGGCGCGAAAGGCAGCTAATCTTAATCCAATAGATGCTTTAAGGTATGAGTAA
- a CDS encoding TolC family protein — protein MKAKLILFIVMIFTLISEVNAQKKLSLKDAITIALHQNTSLIKSTNNLETQRAAVKNAYGNLLPTLNLSGSWSWQRVSDKGGGLQIDYFGRETVIPPSQVDTRSYTVGLNGSVTIFDGLSNIATINQRENSLQAAKYDLQKQKQDIVMQTANLYYAIIGYEKLLKFEEENYKYNLSLLDKIKEMQELKSVPLSDVHSQEVQVANAELSLLQTKNSYEKAKVSLLNYLSLDITDQYSFELPDSTSEDTAIANADFSSLLNIALSNRKDYQSQKLLLDNAFNQLTIARSDYLPSLTGSYRFSTSSVQPSELFNRKIYNVGLSLNLPVFSHWATDLAVQTAKVQILNTTEDLNALERQIKSDVKNALLDLQTAKTQLEVSHTALKSAKESWEIKQENYTLGIATFVDLQQAYKDYLQAQSNDIQAQYNYFTKQFVFKNALGILDVE, from the coding sequence ATGAAAGCAAAATTGATTTTATTTATCGTGATGATATTTACCTTAATTTCTGAAGTTAACGCACAAAAAAAATTATCATTGAAGGATGCAATTACTATTGCGCTGCATCAAAATACTTCACTCATTAAAAGTACTAATAATTTAGAAACACAAAGAGCAGCTGTAAAAAACGCTTACGGTAACTTGTTGCCCACTTTAAACTTATCAGGTTCATGGAGTTGGCAAAGAGTAAGTGATAAAGGTGGCGGATTGCAAATTGATTATTTTGGCAGGGAAACTGTAATCCCACCATCACAAGTTGATACTCGAAGTTATACGGTGGGACTTAATGGCAGTGTGACCATATTTGATGGCTTGTCAAATATTGCCACAATAAATCAAAGAGAAAATAGTTTGCAGGCAGCTAAATATGATTTGCAAAAACAGAAACAAGATATAGTTATGCAGACTGCTAATTTATATTATGCAATTATAGGCTACGAAAAACTTTTGAAATTTGAGGAAGAAAACTATAAATACAACCTTAGCTTGTTAGATAAGATTAAAGAAATGCAGGAATTAAAAAGCGTGCCTCTTTCAGATGTCCATTCTCAAGAAGTACAAGTTGCAAATGCAGAACTATCTTTACTGCAGACAAAAAACAGTTACGAGAAGGCTAAAGTTTCCTTGTTAAATTACCTGTCGCTTGATATAACTGATCAATATTCATTTGAGTTACCTGATTCAACAAGTGAGGATACAGCTATTGCCAATGCTGACTTCAGTTCGTTACTTAACATAGCATTAAGCAATCGGAAAGACTATCAAAGCCAAAAGCTTTTGTTGGATAATGCTTTTAATCAACTTACAATAGCACGTTCAGATTATCTACCAAGTTTAACTGGCAGTTACAGGTTTTCTACAAGTTCAGTTCAACCATCAGAACTTTTTAACAGAAAAATTTACAATGTAGGCTTATCGTTAAACCTGCCTGTTTTTTCACACTGGGCAACAGATTTAGCGGTTCAAACAGCAAAGGTGCAAATATTAAATACCACAGAAGATTTAAACGCTTTGGAAAGACAAATTAAAAGTGATGTGAAAAACGCATTGTTAGACCTTCAAACTGCCAAAACTCAGTTAGAAGTTTCTCACACAGCATTAAAATCAGCAAAAGAAAGTTGGGAAATTAAACAAGAGAATTATACTCTTGGAATAGCAACTTTTGTGGATTTACAACAAGCTTACAAAGACTATCTGCAAGCACAAAGTAATGATATACAGGCGCAGTATAATTATTTTACCAAGCAATTTGTATTTAAAAATGCCTTGGGCATTCTTGATGTAGAATAA